A section of the Humulus lupulus chromosome 2, drHumLupu1.1, whole genome shotgun sequence genome encodes:
- the LOC133813958 gene encoding uncharacterized protein LOC133813958 — protein MVRTRGSGSRSVKSAAGSLSASPSLTKKKARKSTLSHPIHIDDSITTSKAVVIPDLEAPKVLTEPPSSAAPLASIPGSSKRGRASPSKDVSDHGRDSAKAHSDSSESPDVLAPKKKSKGWFQVSSSRKSPRSKGNDPSDSTPKASSPVGTTPHSKFRSKVKKIPPPCSSSETDPSSDCVPSDEDPLEDDPSLEENVDSEDESDPSEDPPCFTKGQETNENS, from the coding sequence ATGGTGAGAACCAGAGGCAGTGGGTCTCGGTCTGTCAAGTCAGCGGCTGGTTCGTTGAGTGCATCTCCATCCCTCACTAAGAAGAAAGCTCGGAAGAGTACCTTGTCTCATCCCATCCACATTGATGATTCCATCACCACGAGCAAAGCCGTGGTCATTCCAGACCTTGAAGCCCCCAAAGTTCTGACTGAACCTCCTTCTTCGGCGGCTCCGCTCGCCTCTATCCCAGGGTCTTCCAAAAGAGGCCGAGCTTCTCCATCAAAGGATGTCTCTGATCATGGTCGTGATTCTGCCAAAGCCCATTCTGATTCCTCAGAGTCACCTGACGTGCTTGCACCCAAGAAGAAAAGCAAGGGTTGGTTCCAGGTCTCTTCTTCTCGAAAATCTCCTCGTTCCAAAGGGAATGATCCTTCTGATTCTACGCCGAAGGCTTCATCTCCTGTTGGTACCACTCCTCATTCCAAGTTTAGGTCAAAGGTAAAGAAAATTCCTCCACCTTGTTCTTCTTCTGAAACTGACCCTTCTTCAGATTGTGTACCCTCCGACGAAGATCCCCTTGAAGACGACCCCTCTCTTGAGGAAAATGTTGACTCAGAAGATGAATCTGATCCATCAGAGGACCCCCCCTGTTTCACCAAAGGGCAAGAAACCAATGAAAATTCCTGA